A section of the bacterium genome encodes:
- a CDS encoding histidine kinase, which yields MKRWFPWIVAAIVVTLLAVLFGYQGYFQSLHDDKDPISLQESITWQMQWWYIWLCLAPLILLLAKKFPVARPGGPRNLAIHIPAAVGLSLAHTTTQTFLNWCVATVAGKGEAFWGLVMKIGISEQLQLGFFFYSVIVAIASALNYYRIYEQEELKASILEAEVSQTQFQAMKMQVYPHFLFNTLTEITRLMKEDVDEADRMIARLGDFLRLSMENLGTQVVALQRELNFLKCYLEIERIRTQNRLSFDLDVDLDSMDAQVPNLLLQPLIESAVTQMRDLPAHVQISARRENGHLRVQITDNCRDYLSGAESEPLTEMRDRLRQIYGEAFYLDTARSPDGRNAVTLEIPV from the coding sequence ATGAAGCGCTGGTTTCCCTGGATTGTTGCCGCAATAGTTGTAACGCTGCTGGCTGTACTGTTCGGCTATCAAGGATATTTTCAATCGCTTCACGATGACAAAGACCCCATCAGTCTCCAGGAATCCATCACCTGGCAAATGCAGTGGTGGTATATATGGCTCTGTTTGGCGCCGCTGATTCTGCTTCTCGCAAAAAAATTTCCTGTTGCGCGTCCCGGTGGACCCCGAAACCTTGCGATTCACATCCCCGCCGCAGTGGGTCTATCACTGGCGCACACGACAACTCAAACATTTCTGAACTGGTGCGTGGCCACCGTGGCAGGAAAAGGAGAAGCTTTCTGGGGATTGGTAATGAAGATCGGGATTTCCGAACAACTCCAGCTTGGCTTCTTTTTCTATTCAGTCATTGTTGCGATCGCTTCCGCATTGAATTACTACAGGATTTACGAACAAGAGGAGTTAAAGGCTTCCATATTGGAAGCGGAGGTCTCTCAAACACAGTTCCAGGCAATGAAAATGCAGGTTTATCCGCATTTTCTATTCAACACGCTAACGGAAATTACCAGGTTAATGAAAGAAGATGTTGATGAAGCGGACCGGATGATCGCCAGACTGGGAGATTTTTTGCGTTTATCCATGGAGAACCTCGGAACACAGGTAGTTGCATTGCAGAGAGAGTTGAATTTCTTGAAGTGTTATTTGGAAATTGAAAGGATCCGGACACAAAATCGTTTGAGCTTCGATCTGGATGTTGATCTGGACTCCATGGACGCACAAGTTCCGAATCTTTTGCTGCAGCCTTTAATTGAATCTGCGGTCACTCAAATGCGCGATCTACCGGCCCATGTTCAAATATCGGCTCGCAGGGAGAACGGACATTTGCGTGTTCAGATCACGGACAATTGCCGGGATTATCTTTCCGGAGCGGAAAGTGAACCCCTCACTGAGATGAGGGACAGACTACGCCAGATCTATGGAGAGGCATTCTACCTCGATACCGCCAGAAGTCCCGATGGCCGAAATGCAGTGACTCTCGAAATTCCTGTCTGA